Genomic DNA from Danio rerio strain Tuebingen ecotype United States chromosome 22, GRCz12tu, whole genome shotgun sequence:
TCGGCACTTAAAATACACATGCgcatccacactggagagaaaccgcacAAGTGTGATCAATGCGGCAAGACATTTTTGATTCATTCACACCTGCAGAACCATCTGAGAGTTCACACTAAAGAGAAACCGTATTCATGCTGtgagtgtgggaagagctttGCAACGCAGTCCAGTTTACGAaaacatcagaagatccacactggagtgaAAGAGCACGTGTGCTTGGAGTGtgggaagacttttattacagctcagGCTTTGAAGaagcaccagaggattcacactgaggagaaaccgtacaagtgttcataCTGCGACAAGAGCTTCAGGCGGACAGGAGACCTGAAAGTGCAtgagaggatccacactggagagaaaccgtacacatgTGATCAGTGTCTGAAGAGTTTCACGCACTTTAATCAGATTAAGAcacacatgaaaatccacactggagaaaagcagcACACGTGACGTCAATGCAGCCAAGCATTTTCTCATGTGTAAGAGGTGTTTCCTGTCTTCATTCAGCTTCTGTTGTTTAACTAGGTCAGAAAGGGGTTCAGAAATAAACTTATGTCACAGTACAGGTATCTTGGAATCTCAGGCCcctttacactagtgcgttttagaatgaaaaccatccgcgtccacactcacgtctctgaacaactctccgtccACATGACGCTGGAATTATACTCGCGCATGGCGCTGCATCGtgcacctccgctgactgcgcgCACCCCTCGCGAAACGGCCGAGGCTTTTATACTCGCCAcgttcgccgttgtgatattttttaaaatgacagtgGGCGGTCAATATAAACCCACCttaaaatcagacggataaacagagaagtaggaagcttctgtaatgtaaatgtaaatgtaatgtaatgtgtatttatatagtgcattaattgtgtatggccgtacacccaaagcgcttcacaatcatgaggggggtctctccacactaccaccagtgtgcagcaatcacttggatgatgcgacggcagccacaggacaacggcgccagtgcgctcaccacacaccagctattggtggagtggagagacagtgatagagccaattcggtggaaggagatgattgagaggccatgatcgtatgggctgatagagggactttggccaggacaccggggttacacccctgctctttcacgagaagtgccatgggatttttaatgagcacagagagtcaggacctcggtttaacgtctcatccgaaagacggcgcccactgacagtgtagtgtccccttcacttttactggggcattaggactcacgcagaccacggGTTGAGCGcccccccctgctggcctcactaccaccacttccaacagcaacctagtgttccctagtggtctcccatccaggtactaaccaggctcagccctgcttagcttcagtgagtaaccggtcttgggctgcagggtgatatggctgtggaagTCTGTGGAAGTCTTCTGGAAGTACGTCATATCATAATgttgttcaatatttttaaactaattatttgtgttgtttttataaattattttaatgattataagcatttttataacctttaagatttttttaagcaaactttgatgcatcacttgcttttgtccATATCTCTGACAGTTTTCCTTTTGaagtttattacaatattaatcacaagaaaacacgagttgctctacaaatataattttattatttcagggataaaagcaaaaaataaaaagtacacttactaaaaaaataCAGATGTATTACAAATACGATTCAATAACATACGTTAGTGTAAAAGCCATGACTGGTGTAAAAACATATTCAGTAATTGTGTAcccgggtctccacttttgctaTGATTTTTTTAGGCATAAACAAACTTATccgtcaggtttttttttttctccaatttttttaacataaactttCCTCTTTCCCTCtgctgttgttaataataattggtcatcacttgcttttgttcatatctcgcaCAGTTAAcctattacaatttattaaaatattaatgacagcagaacatgagttgctctacaaataaatgttttattatcgcaaaaataaaagcaaaaaaagcacacttaggccccgtttacactagtgcgttttagtttgaaaacgcacaagttttgctgcggttacgccatccgtccacattacgccggagttctcgagcgccgaaaacggagctttttgaaaacgctggagaggccgttttcattctaaaacgctgctgctccgtctcattgtggatggggaaagacggagacatctgaaaacggaggcggggctgcaaacgttcgcctctctgattggggcttttcctcaatattaagtagcccacacatacagttcagtctcgcatcctcttcttgtaagttcagacttcgcaagtttgatcaaggctgcagtctcccccttttcagtttgatatggaaaacataccgaggacacgggtaaatcttcaaagggaacagtgtactttataacttcattcacatcaccttggctacgttgtttcactttatcaacattaaaatgtaaacatgatataaggaactgcctattttcattttaatattagcaacttaacagacagcagaaatgttgaggcgtcgtgctgcatatatgggcgtcatcttcactgtgtggatatttataacaaaacggagccgataacaactgcctccttttaatttcagtaaaaatacgaaacgcaccctctcttttgctgaatatcagttttaataatcgataattatattgtaatgtatatattataatgtataacatacaataagtttatacattgtaggaaataaaggcaagcgatcggtcaatgtacctggattaatcatttacttgtctttgcgcttaaccaaaacatgttacccgtgaacaagtaacttaatagattccaatgaccaaagtcagggaatatgtcgttagataaagacaacaagataaatgaaatatcccgtttaataaatatagtgagattagatccagcgggagatgcttgatgagaagtccgactagcagagctctcatctgggtagaaatgctggagcgcttgcccgagagtgtctgtgtggtcacgtgatgtgcgttttcagcgttttggtgtggacggagagctgttcagaaacgctgggtaaaacgcgagtgtggacgcggatcattttcattctacaacgccgttttaaaactaaaacgcactagtgtaaacggggccttacttaaaaataaagattatagatttagcccgctccacagttcacacattactgtctggctagtttctgtcctattcttatgctaaaaaggcagtgatggtccaacattcctgaccatcatCAACAATAAAGGCCAGAGAAACAGGCCATCAGCATATCTATTCCTTTCCAGTAATCAAAATAATTTAGTGActtcattatagttttgtaactattaaattgtttttaatacaAATGCATCAGTGCaaaacctatgactggtggaaaaacacattctgtaattgtgtacattttgccatggcctcttttgattttaataaacttattcttcaggtttttccaaatcttttaacaaaaactttctcctttcccatggctgttgcaatttctaatCAAGAATGATTGATTATCTGGTTATCTCTCTGATCACGACTCATTAGATGTGTGTTCAGTCGTACTGTTTCagataaaatctcttcaaagtgtttcatgtTCAACTCAAATCAGTTGCGGTGGCGTGCGCACTcttcgctcgagtctcaaaaaatccCCTGCGCACCGCCAGCTAAATCATGCGGCGCGCACCCAAATTAAACCTCCGCAAACTCCACGATGATTCGCCGCGCGCACTCAAGCGAACAAGCGGACGCGTCGAGTATAAACAAGGCTTTACACTGCTGGAAACGCACAtcacctgaccacacacacactggcatgcgCTGCCgcatatctacccagatgagagctgtgctcgccGGACTGTTCATTAAGGATCTACCACTGAATCTAATCTCACTAtgtttgttaaacgtgatatttaagtcatcttgttgtctttatctaacgacatattccccgactttgctATTGTAAATCTAttcttgttctcaggtaacttgttttggctgagcgcaacgagaagttaataattaatgtaaccacgtacattctgtataatGACTGATTGCTTCCCTTTTTTGGtaaaacttattgtacgttatatttttataatggccattattgactattaaaactgatattcagcaaaagtgAGGGCATGTTTCGTAGTCATGTTAAAGGCTCTGTTTtgatataaatatgcacacagtgacgatgacgctcatatatgcagcacgacgcctcaacatatctgctgtctgttaaattattaatattaaaatgaaaatagcagttcgttatatcatgttttcattttattgttaagatagggAAACAACGTaaccaggatgatgtgaatgggGTTATACAGTACACTTTCCTTTGGAGATTTATCCGGCATGTCCTCGGGAGTCCATATAAAACTTGCAAAGTCTAAACTTAAAAGGAGAGGATGCAGGCAGGACTGCCTAGTATTATGTACATTATTATGTATAGTATTAGAACTccgtgtaggctacttaatattgaggacaagcctcaatcagagaggcgaatgtctgtaGCCCTGTCTTCCGTTTTCTttcaaatagactggacaaagagtGATGAGCaggcacccacagtcttgctgctttcaagaccCCAAAATTTGTCTTACTGTAgtcagcaccggttgctttcactttgaacagattattaattagcctaaagttaaccgtgtgcatgtgatcatcctttcattatcacacggtttgtttttcacctgctttcatttgcttacggtttttacaatattgctttaatgggagattaaggccgtactcacactaggtacagttgccccgaaccgggccaaagcacgcttttcccccctcctgtctcccccaacggcccgcgctcacaccacaaatgggcctcagCACttttacgtcatcgatgctgcgctgttcagtgagaagcgctctctcactcaccagcacagtggagatttctctagttatatcgtttcagtcgtttgatatgcagtcaaatatttcgccaaacagtccttagggatgcggggacacgcagtcagatatttcgtcgaacagatccgccacttttggcactcaaaaacaatcataaagctctcgtgctgcaggaatgaggaggtctgctgaaggtgcagctgtggtgctgTGAGGAGtcctcgtctttaataaactacggcagtttgcgttcactgaacagtaagaatgattaataaatccatatgaaacagccccttaaaagtcacgtctcgctttcagtttcgggctttgacgcgttttgcactcacacacaagcgtaccgcgctaaagcccaagtgaaccgggctcagtcacacctcttccaacagggccagagccggccaagtgaactgtgcttgagcccgattcagcgcactcacacttctcaaacgatccgggaaacgggcctgggcacggtacggatggcatagtgtgagtaggccctaactctccatttatgtgtagttaactggtgatccgacagacttttagccaggacatatgactgttcacacagtaactgactctgagttaaagtgacctctctttcagaaacaggctttacttaccctgctttctcgagtttaacaaacctgccattttgaaacgtaaaacccagagtttctctcatttcagggttaaaatactctgagttttcactta
This window encodes:
- the LOC108179102 gene encoding uncharacterized protein isoform X2 yields the protein MKMSDPEPCRIKEEEDEEQTDFIEEDDEETFVKAEKIPHLLTEGVFLMQRGDKCFTCTECGKSLRSKQSLQFHMRIHTGEKPYTCTECGKSVRQSSALKIHMRIHTGEKPHKCDQCGKTFLIHSHLQNHLRVHTKEKPYSCCECGKSFATQSSLRKHQKIHTGVKEHVCLECGKTFITAQALKKHQRIHTEEKPYKCSYCDKSFRRTGDLKVHERIHTGEKPYTCDQCLKSFTHFNQIKTHMKIHTGEKQHT